Below is a window of Deltaproteobacteria bacterium DNA.
GCCAATAAAAGGGCAAATAGATCATTCGTTGAAGGCTTTGGGTAATGCGCTCTAAGCCTAAAAATCTCTCCAATAGCCTCTTCGCCAATTTGTGAGATTGAGAATCCGGAATGGATAAATACCTCTCCAGGTGGATTGATCAACTCTTCAACGATAACATCTGCCAAAAGAAATTCATAAGGCAGTTCTGTTGTCTTTTTCAGAAGGTGTCCATGAAAAAGGTCGATGCAAATGGTGGTATCGAGGACGATTTTTTTCTTAGGCAAATTCCACCTGCAAGGATTTCCGGAATTCCTCAAAGGAC
It encodes the following:
- a CDS encoding DUF3368 domain-containing protein, giving the protein MPKKKIVLDTTICIDLFHGHLLKKTTELPYEFLLADVIVEELINPPGEVFIHSGFSISQIGEEAIGEIFRLRAHYPKPSTNDLFALLLAKINSCPLVTGDDALRKAANEEGVPVNGLLWFLDRLVQHEILTAKEAAGALKEILAQGSWLPKKECEARLKKWSG